The following coding sequences lie in one Romeriopsis navalis LEGE 11480 genomic window:
- the accB gene encoding acetyl-CoA carboxylase biotin carboxyl carrier protein: MPLDAKDLREILLTLNDTDISEFTLKEGDFELAIRRGNHNATQVVVPAEMMQAAATPAAPAPTSNAPVTPSTSAPPKDDNYVEITSPIVGTFYSSPAPEEPPFVQVGDRVSNAQVVCIIEAMKIMNEIEAEVNGAIVEILVQNGQPVEFGQPLMRVNPA; the protein is encoded by the coding sequence GTGCCTCTGGACGCTAAAGACCTTCGGGAAATCCTCCTGACGTTGAATGATACCGATATTTCCGAATTCACCTTGAAAGAAGGGGATTTTGAATTGGCCATTCGGCGTGGCAATCACAACGCAACGCAAGTAGTCGTTCCAGCGGAAATGATGCAAGCAGCTGCGACACCAGCCGCACCAGCACCGACCAGCAATGCGCCTGTGACACCAAGCACCTCAGCGCCGCCCAAAGATGATAACTACGTCGAGATTACATCACCGATTGTCGGGACATTCTACTCCTCACCAGCACCGGAAGAACCACCCTTTGTCCAAGTCGGCGATCGGGTGAGTAATGCCCAAGTCGTCTGCATCATCGAAGCAATGAAGATCATGAATGAGATCGAAGCCGAGGTAAATGGCGCGATCGTCGAAATTCTGGTCCAGAATGGTCAACCCGTTGAATTTGGTCAACCCTTGATGCGAGTCAATCCGGCTTAG
- a CDS encoding GNAT family N-acetyltransferase: MSLIIALTESPAEILDCFPVMVQLRPNLQSAEFVGQIQQQFDRGYQLVSLRRDNLVLAVAGFHISTNLAWGKHLYIEDLVVDGGHQSQQYGQRLFQWLIDFARQHHCAQAHLDSGVQRFSAHRFYLHQRLEIRSHHFAMTFN; this comes from the coding sequence TTGAGCTTGATCATCGCACTGACTGAATCGCCAGCAGAGATTTTGGATTGCTTCCCCGTCATGGTCCAATTGCGTCCCAATCTGCAGTCCGCTGAATTTGTTGGGCAAATACAGCAGCAGTTCGATCGGGGTTACCAATTGGTGAGTCTCCGCCGGGATAACCTAGTTTTGGCTGTTGCGGGATTTCACATTTCAACGAATCTCGCTTGGGGCAAGCACTTGTATATTGAAGATCTAGTCGTGGATGGAGGACATCAATCGCAGCAATATGGCCAGCGGTTGTTCCAATGGCTAATCGATTTTGCCCGCCAACATCACTGCGCCCAAGCCCATCTTGACTCAGGTGTACAACGATTTTCCGCCCATCGCTTTTACCTGCATCAACGCTTGGAAATCCGCAGTCACCATTTTGCCATGACGTTCAATTGA
- a CDS encoding glycoside hydrolase family 3 N-terminal domain-containing protein: MDLACLQNVSLKKLAAQTIVVRTTGFLFDDQLQYPQWEVDAARLKHLIQDVGIGGVILLGASTAEVALKIEQMQGWAEVPLLICADIEEGIGQRFPGATWFPPPMALAGVAKHDLNQAIALAEQMGAVIAQEALAIGMNWLLTPTVDVNNNPDNPVINVRAFGETPDVVSAITAAYIRGAQQFPVLTTAKHFPGHGDTAIDSHLALPTIDHDLDRLNAVELAPFRAAIAMGVDAVMSAHLHVPALDAEYPTTFSRKVMTDLLRGEMGFDGVIVTDALVMGAIADRYGNVESVVQSIIAGVDVILMPVDAVGAIEAIVQAVESGRVTREQLEQAVARIWTAKQKVVNSPGLPGGQFTTGRPHQPITADRLIQQLAQPAAAQTVEAIVRESIATHNFQQIQPVTNGRNLILTDTLLDSRLVGRLAPAVTLPPHHGFRQLELVDRNTPEWRAGKLVPTVLQLLIRGNPLRGIQETVAQAKAILMQLIETQQLAGLVLYGSPYVFEMLTPLLPDRIPAMFSYGQIEAAQTIVLQQIFSPVEASVNNKEGMF; the protein is encoded by the coding sequence ATGGATCTTGCTTGTCTCCAGAATGTATCGCTTAAGAAACTCGCGGCCCAGACGATCGTCGTCCGGACAACGGGTTTTCTGTTTGACGATCAGTTGCAATATCCCCAGTGGGAAGTTGATGCTGCCAGGCTCAAACATCTGATTCAGGATGTGGGCATTGGGGGGGTGATTCTGCTGGGGGCGAGTACGGCGGAAGTGGCACTGAAAATTGAGCAGATGCAAGGCTGGGCGGAAGTCCCGCTGTTGATCTGTGCGGATATTGAAGAAGGGATTGGGCAGCGATTTCCGGGGGCAACTTGGTTTCCGCCACCGATGGCGTTGGCTGGTGTGGCAAAGCATGATCTAAACCAGGCGATCGCGCTCGCTGAGCAGATGGGTGCCGTGATTGCCCAAGAAGCGTTGGCGATCGGCATGAATTGGTTGCTGACGCCCACCGTGGATGTGAATAATAATCCCGATAATCCGGTGATTAATGTGCGGGCGTTTGGAGAGACTCCGGATGTAGTCAGCGCGATTACTGCAGCATATATTCGCGGTGCGCAGCAGTTTCCCGTATTGACGACAGCGAAGCATTTTCCGGGACATGGGGATACGGCGATCGATTCGCATTTGGCACTACCCACGATCGACCATGATTTAGACCGCCTGAATGCGGTGGAGTTAGCGCCATTCCGCGCGGCAATTGCGATGGGTGTGGATGCGGTGATGAGTGCGCATTTGCATGTGCCTGCGCTGGATGCGGAATATCCGACGACGTTTTCCCGCAAGGTAATGACGGATTTGTTGCGGGGGGAGATGGGGTTTGATGGGGTGATTGTGACGGATGCGCTGGTGATGGGGGCGATCGCCGATCGCTATGGCAATGTGGAATCGGTGGTGCAGTCGATCATTGCGGGTGTCGATGTAATTCTGATGCCGGTCGATGCGGTGGGGGCAATTGAGGCGATTGTTCAGGCGGTTGAATCGGGGCGCGTAACCCGAGAACAGCTTGAGCAGGCAGTCGCGCGAATTTGGACCGCGAAGCAAAAAGTTGTCAACTCCCCCGGTTTGCCAGGGGGGCAATTCACCACTGGGCGGCCTCACCAACCGATTACTGCCGATCGTTTAATCCAGCAGCTTGCCCAGCCCGCCGCTGCTCAAACGGTTGAGGCGATTGTGCGGGAATCCATTGCGACCCACAATTTTCAGCAAATCCAGCCTGTCACCAATGGTCGCAACCTGATTCTGACCGATACATTACTCGATTCACGGCTAGTCGGACGATTGGCTCCAGCCGTGACGTTGCCTCCCCATCACGGATTTAGACAGTTGGAATTGGTCGATCGGAACACGCCTGAATGGCGCGCGGGGAAACTCGTTCCTACGGTTTTGCAATTGTTGATTCGGGGTAATCCGTTGCGGGGGATTCAGGAAACCGTGGCGCAAGCGAAGGCCATCCTGATGCAGTTGATTGAAACGCAGCAGCTAGCGGGATTGGTCCTTTATGGCAGTCCCTATGTGTTCGAAATGCTGACACCATTGCTCCCCGATCGAATTCCAGCGATGTTTAGCTATGGGCAGATTGAGGCGGCGCAGACGATCGTCCTGCAACAAATATTTAGTCCCGTGGAAGCGTCAGTCAATAATAAGGAAGGGATGTTTTGA
- the rbfA gene encoding 30S ribosome-binding factor RbfA codes for MPTDRRVARVAEQVKREVSQMLMSGIKDERVGTGMISVTDVRVSGDLQHAKIFVSIYGSDEARSETMAGLASATGYVRRELGKRVRLRRTPEVIFVEDRSLERGTEMVGLINRLTDERKSSGVEDWLEAEAAAERVAESD; via the coding sequence ATGCCTACTGATCGTCGTGTTGCCCGCGTGGCTGAACAAGTTAAACGTGAAGTGAGCCAGATGTTGATGTCTGGAATCAAGGACGAACGAGTGGGTACGGGCATGATCAGTGTGACGGATGTGCGCGTCTCTGGCGATTTGCAGCATGCGAAGATTTTTGTCAGTATCTACGGCTCGGATGAGGCCCGGAGTGAAACAATGGCTGGCCTCGCTTCGGCCACCGGGTATGTGCGACGGGAGCTGGGTAAGCGAGTGCGTTTGCGGCGGACACCAGAGGTGATCTTTGTGGAAGATCGGTCGTTAGAGCGGGGGACGGAAATGGTGGGTTTGATCAATCGTTTGACCGATGAGCGCAAGAGTTCGGGGGTCGAAGATTGGCTGGAGGCGGAAGCCGCGGCAGAGCGGGTGGCCGAATCGGACTAG
- a CDS encoding diguanylate cyclase domain-containing protein: MAIPTFEHLTRQNIVTLSPVTPVSAAIAAMSQVRQTCVLVVEAEKTLVGIFTERDVTRGVSQQLDFDRLTLGDVMTVEPQTLHHRDIADVFQLSRLFLKKQIRHLPVVNDQHQVMGLMTPQSMRNLVKPEYLLRQLRIGDVMTANVVCAYPADSFLDVVAMMAAQSVSCVVIIDPVSEMPLGIITERDVVRFHAESQDLSVLTAGQCMTQPLVTMQPHHSLWQVHQKMQEMHVRRLVISYATGQLAGIITQTQLLRMMDPVEIHQTMQQMQSVIDRQTSELQRLNQQLKATNQDLGRQAKIDELTQVANRRSFNQSFSQLLQRSAGRHNAISLLLIDVDHFKLFNDTYGHVAGDRCLFKVAQVLKGLAQTPQDLCARYGGEEFALLLPGADLAEAEKIAQQAIQQVQKLAITHAASLTHDYVTISIGVLATICRIDSAPEALLQMADTALYEAKQTGRNRYHIATGAMNACL; encoded by the coding sequence GTGGCGATTCCAACTTTCGAACACCTCACCCGGCAAAACATCGTTACGTTGTCGCCGGTTACTCCTGTGAGCGCTGCCATTGCGGCCATGTCCCAGGTGCGACAAACCTGTGTGTTGGTGGTGGAAGCGGAAAAAACGTTAGTAGGGATCTTTACTGAGCGGGATGTGACACGTGGTGTTTCGCAGCAGTTGGATTTCGATCGGCTGACCTTGGGGGATGTCATGACGGTTGAGCCCCAAACCTTACATCATCGCGATATTGCAGATGTGTTTCAGCTATCGAGATTGTTTTTAAAAAAGCAAATTCGGCACCTGCCGGTGGTGAATGATCAGCATCAAGTCATGGGACTGATGACGCCACAGAGTATGCGGAATCTGGTGAAGCCCGAATATTTGCTGCGCCAGCTCCGGATTGGCGATGTGATGACGGCAAATGTTGTCTGCGCTTACCCCGCAGATAGTTTTTTAGATGTGGTGGCGATGATGGCCGCGCAATCCGTGAGTTGTGTGGTGATAATTGATCCGGTAAGCGAAATGCCCTTGGGCATCATTACGGAGCGGGATGTGGTGCGCTTTCATGCGGAGTCCCAAGATTTGTCGGTCTTAACCGCTGGTCAATGTATGACGCAGCCCCTTGTGACAATGCAACCCCATCACTCGCTATGGCAAGTGCATCAAAAAATGCAAGAAATGCATGTCCGCCGTTTGGTGATTAGCTATGCGACGGGTCAGTTAGCAGGGATTATTACCCAGACGCAGTTATTGCGCATGATGGATCCAGTAGAGATTCATCAGACCATGCAACAGATGCAATCGGTCATCGATCGTCAGACAAGTGAATTGCAACGGCTGAATCAACAGCTCAAAGCGACGAATCAGGACTTAGGCCGTCAAGCCAAAATTGACGAGTTGACTCAGGTGGCGAATCGCCGTTCCTTTAATCAATCGTTCTCCCAGTTGTTGCAGCGGAGTGCCGGTCGCCATAATGCGATTTCGTTGCTCTTGATCGATGTCGATCACTTCAAACTATTCAATGATACCTACGGTCATGTGGCCGGCGATCGCTGCTTATTCAAGGTGGCACAGGTCTTGAAGGGCCTGGCGCAGACACCGCAGGACTTGTGTGCCCGCTATGGTGGGGAAGAATTCGCGTTGCTGTTGCCGGGAGCCGATTTGGCGGAGGCGGAGAAAATTGCCCAGCAGGCAATCCAGCAGGTTCAAAAGCTGGCGATTACCCATGCCGCATCGCTCACCCATGACTATGTCACGATTAGCATCGGCGTATTGGCCACAATTTGTCGGATTGATAGTGCGCCAGAAGCCCTTTTACAGATGGCGGATACCGCGTTGTATGAGGCAAAACAAACTGGTCGGAATCGTTATCACATTGCCACAGGTGCGATGAATGCTTGCTTGTAG
- a CDS encoding diguanylate cyclase domain-containing protein: MRPTVEIHYQSNILMLSPHIPVQRAIDAMVQAQQSCVLVVENQRLIGIFTERDLTWGTAQQLAFETLSLGALMTPKPQTVNIHASKNVFQLVQRLTQNRLRHLPVLDDHHRVVGLITPQSIRDRLKPEYMPYLWVGSVMTTQVIQGQQTDSILVLVQQMAAHRISCVVIMDESGRKPLGLITERDIARLHTQGVDFRSVTAGEVMPQPLTILFLRHSLWQVHQTMQELNVQRLVICYPHGELAGLITQTQLLNLMEPLEIYQVMAQMKPDLNDQTHELQSLNQQHAEHHYDWYRVAPIDELTQVANRRHFDQYYRKVWQRLEATHQSIALLFVDIDHFTAYNETYGHNAAERCLFEIAQALQRLVRGPEDLLARYDGEKFVVLLLEQDLGDAERLAQAMLEQVFRLQMEHATSPTSDYVTISIGATASHSTVAAQPEMLIQQADQMLNHAKQQGRDRYHLAAELLPVRVEH; the protein is encoded by the coding sequence GTGCGACCTACTGTGGAAATTCATTATCAGTCGAATATTTTGATGCTGTCCCCGCATATCCCCGTGCAGCGGGCGATCGATGCGATGGTACAGGCGCAACAAAGCTGTGTTCTAGTGGTGGAAAATCAACGCCTCATCGGGATTTTTACCGAGCGTGATTTAACGTGGGGGACGGCTCAGCAGCTTGCCTTCGAAACTTTGTCTCTCGGGGCGTTGATGACGCCGAAGCCGCAAACCGTCAATATCCACGCCAGCAAAAATGTCTTTCAGTTGGTGCAACGGCTGACGCAAAATCGCTTGCGACATCTGCCCGTGCTGGATGATCACCATCGTGTAGTGGGATTGATTACGCCCCAAAGTATTCGCGATCGGCTGAAGCCGGAGTATATGCCTTATCTCTGGGTCGGTTCAGTGATGACTACCCAGGTTATTCAGGGACAGCAGACGGACTCGATATTGGTGCTTGTGCAGCAGATGGCAGCCCATCGGATTAGCTGTGTGGTGATTATGGATGAGTCGGGCCGCAAGCCTTTGGGGCTGATTACAGAACGTGACATCGCCCGGCTGCATACCCAAGGCGTCGATTTTCGGTCGGTAACGGCCGGGGAAGTGATGCCGCAACCGCTGACGATACTCTTCCTGCGGCATTCCCTATGGCAGGTGCACCAGACGATGCAGGAGCTGAATGTGCAGCGGTTGGTGATTTGCTATCCCCATGGCGAATTGGCGGGTTTGATCACCCAGACACAACTGTTGAATTTGATGGAGCCGCTGGAGATCTATCAAGTCATGGCGCAAATGAAACCTGACTTGAATGACCAAACCCATGAGCTGCAATCCCTGAATCAGCAGCATGCGGAGCACCATTACGATTGGTATCGGGTGGCTCCGATCGATGAATTAACCCAAGTGGCGAATCGGCGTCACTTTGATCAGTATTACCGCAAAGTCTGGCAGCGGCTTGAGGCAACGCATCAATCCATCGCCCTGTTGTTCGTTGATATTGATCACTTCACCGCATACAACGAGACCTATGGCCATAATGCGGCGGAGCGCTGTCTGTTTGAGATTGCCCAGGCATTGCAGCGGTTGGTGCGGGGGCCGGAGGATTTGCTGGCGCGGTATGACGGCGAGAAATTTGTGGTGCTACTGCTGGAGCAAGATTTAGGGGATGCTGAACGATTAGCGCAAGCGATGCTAGAGCAAGTGTTTCGATTGCAGATGGAGCATGCGACTTCACCCACAAGTGATTATGTGACCATTAGTATCGGCGCGACTGCCAGTCATTCAACAGTGGCGGCCCAGCCGGAAATGCTAATTCAGCAGGCCGATCAGATGCTGAATCACGCTAAACAACAAGGCCGAGATCGGTATCACCTCGCCGCTGAATTGCTGCCAGTGCGGGTCGAACATTAG